The Deltaproteobacteria bacterium genome window below encodes:
- a CDS encoding alpha/beta hydrolase, with protein sequence MEPVSIRVPGAHGLSLHALEWSRDGVPLVFVHGFGNEAHVWDDLAPAVAPYYRTLALDLRGHGDSDRDPEARYDYDFHLADLEAATAALGIERLVLVGHSLGGRIAMLFAGRHPERMAGLVIVDSAPELDPRGTVRIRLDLQRGATGAGPGGGPSFASETEYRELLARSYPAAGREQLQRLARHGLRARPDGRFEPKLDPAWFRGRAGAGEAALREREARLARELWEALARVPCPALVVRGAASDVVSADIADRMAGEVLAQGRLVGIPRAGHSVMVDNPEACRAALSAFVLGEG encoded by the coding sequence ATGGAGCCCGTCTCGATCCGCGTCCCCGGCGCACACGGCCTGTCGCTCCACGCGCTCGAGTGGAGCCGCGACGGGGTGCCGCTCGTCTTCGTGCACGGGTTCGGCAACGAGGCGCACGTATGGGACGACCTCGCCCCCGCCGTAGCCCCCTACTACCGCACCCTGGCGCTCGACCTCCGCGGCCATGGCGACTCCGACCGCGATCCCGAGGCCCGTTACGACTACGACTTCCACCTTGCCGACCTGGAGGCCGCCACCGCCGCGCTCGGGATCGAGCGTCTGGTGCTGGTCGGGCACTCGCTCGGGGGGCGCATCGCGATGCTCTTCGCGGGCCGCCACCCCGAGCGGATGGCGGGGCTCGTGATCGTGGATTCGGCGCCCGAGCTCGATCCGCGCGGCACCGTCCGGATCCGGCTCGATCTCCAGAGGGGCGCCACCGGGGCCGGGCCCGGTGGCGGGCCGAGCTTCGCGTCCGAAACCGAGTACCGCGAGCTGCTCGCGCGTAGCTATCCCGCCGCGGGCCGCGAGCAGCTCCAGCGCCTCGCGCGCCACGGGCTGCGCGCGCGGCCCGACGGCCGCTTCGAGCCGAAGCTCGACCCTGCCTGGTTCCGCGGCCGCGCGGGAGCCGGCGAGGCCGCGCTGCGCGAGCGCGAGGCCCGCCTCGCGCGGGAGCTCTGGGAGGCGCTCGCCCGCGTCCCGTGCCCGGCGCTCGTCGTGCGCGGCGCCGCCTCCGACGTCGTCTCGGCCGACATCGCCGACCGCATGGCCGGCGAGGTGCTGGCGCAGGGCCGGCTCGTGGGGATCCCCCGCGCGGGCCATTCGGTGATGGTCGACAACCCCGAAGCGTGCCGCGCCGCGCTCAGCGCGTTCGTTCTCGGCGAGGGTTGA
- a CDS encoding CBS domain-containing protein — translation MYLRRDAMGLARLDHIPTVKLAMTPFPHAVEVDAPLSAALAMMDEHGVHQLPVTEQGRLVGVVAKGELELVTASARGRPLAARVRDALSANSCVVEDGERLDHVLERMAGEHIAAALVARRGKLVGIFTFTDACRLFASWLRDRFPDPGSDDAA, via the coding sequence GTGTACCTTCGCCGCGACGCCATGGGCCTCGCACGCCTCGATCACATCCCGACCGTCAAGCTCGCGATGACGCCGTTCCCGCACGCCGTGGAGGTGGACGCGCCGCTCTCGGCCGCGCTCGCGATGATGGACGAGCACGGCGTGCACCAGCTCCCGGTGACGGAGCAGGGCCGGCTGGTCGGCGTCGTCGCGAAGGGGGAGCTCGAGCTCGTGACCGCCAGTGCGCGCGGGCGCCCGCTGGCGGCGCGGGTGCGCGACGCCCTGTCGGCGAACTCCTGCGTGGTCGAGGACGGCGAGCGCCTCGACCACGTCCTCGAACGGATGGCGGGCGAGCACATCGCAGCGGCGCTGGTGGCGCGGCGTGGCAAGCTGGTGGGCATCTTCACCTTCACCGATGCGTGTCGGCTGTTCGCGAGCTGGCTGCGGGATCGCTTCCCGGATCCCGGCTCCGACGACGCCGCCTGA
- a CDS encoding Fur family transcriptional regulator codes for MRRTAEEIENLLRRRGFSLTPQRRAILRHLAERGGHWTAAEVLESLTGEFPLASRATVYSTLALLRELGVLADVPAPGPGGEARYDANPEPHQHFVCRRCGCLEDVPSEWFPVAIPAGVGHGFSVEHYRIVAEGVCAGCESSPRD; via the coding sequence ATGCGCCGCACCGCCGAAGAGATCGAGAACCTGCTCCGGAGACGGGGCTTCTCGCTGACCCCGCAGCGGCGTGCGATCCTGCGCCACCTGGCCGAGCGGGGTGGGCACTGGACCGCAGCCGAGGTCCTGGAGAGCCTCACCGGCGAGTTCCCGCTGGCGAGCCGGGCCACCGTCTACAGCACGCTCGCGCTCCTGCGCGAGCTGGGCGTCCTCGCCGACGTCCCGGCCCCCGGCCCGGGCGGGGAGGCCCGCTACGACGCGAATCCCGAGCCGCACCAGCACTTCGTCTGCCGGCGCTGCGGGTGTCTCGAAGACGTGCCGTCCGAGTGGTTCCCGGTCGCGATCCCCGCAGGGGTAGGCCACGGGTTCTCGGTCGAGCACTATCGCATCGTGGCCGAAGGGGTCTGCGCGGGCTGCGAATCCAGTCCTCGCGACTAG
- a CDS encoding FadR/GntR family transcriptional regulator, with the protein MRVEPVGAETRVDRVFEQLRSQIISGAVAAGARLPNERELAEAFGVNRASVREALKRLEFLELVEVRHGQGTFVQPLSASSALQVIEGLLRDPAVVTRALLEQLLLFRRNITLQVVELAARNRSEAQLARARTLLDEEAAEGSDPKRALEIDLRWNALLSEATGNLLYQLVGNLFTKLVARLGPLYYNAERDPARSMQNHRALLAAVEQRDPDAARRRIEEMLRYSEERILAEVTRLEEAGVIGPGAHRPPRAPAEGAP; encoded by the coding sequence ATGCGCGTGGAGCCGGTGGGAGCCGAGACGCGGGTGGACCGGGTCTTCGAGCAGCTCCGCTCCCAGATCATCTCGGGAGCGGTCGCGGCCGGCGCCCGGCTCCCGAACGAGCGCGAGCTGGCGGAGGCCTTCGGTGTCAACCGGGCGTCGGTGCGCGAGGCCCTGAAGCGGCTCGAGTTCCTGGAGCTGGTCGAGGTCCGGCACGGGCAGGGCACCTTCGTGCAGCCGCTCTCGGCGTCCTCGGCCCTCCAGGTGATCGAGGGCCTCCTGCGCGATCCCGCCGTGGTGACCCGCGCGCTGCTCGAGCAGCTCCTGCTCTTCCGCCGGAACATCACGCTCCAGGTCGTCGAGCTGGCCGCGCGCAACCGCAGCGAGGCGCAGCTCGCCCGCGCGCGCACCTTGCTCGACGAGGAGGCCGCCGAAGGGAGCGATCCCAAGCGGGCCCTCGAGATCGACCTGCGCTGGAACGCGCTGCTCAGCGAAGCCACCGGGAACCTGCTCTACCAGCTCGTCGGCAACCTCTTCACGAAGCTCGTGGCCCGGCTGGGCCCGCTCTACTACAACGCGGAGCGCGATCCCGCGCGCTCGATGCAGAACCATCGTGCGCTGCTGGCGGCCGTCGAGCAGCGCGATCCCGACGCCGCGCGGCGCCGGATCGAGGAGATGCTGCGTTACAGCGAGGAGCGCATCCTCGCAGAGGTGACGCGGCTCGAGGAAGCCGGCGTGATCGGTCCCGGGGCGCACCGCCCGCCGCGCGCTCCGGCGGAGGGAGCGCCGTGA
- a CDS encoding FAD-binding oxidoreductase: MTIARENLRWNGWGRLGESIELSGPREQALLAELGRRLGRSLSRAPAPIELDAVRPPPCKLTPAVLAQLRAACGEDFVRTSAFERLTHALGRSLPDLLRLRRGEIERFPEAVLYPRDEGAVAAVLRIAAETDLAVVPFGGGSSVVGGVEPRTGPGQAGALALDTTRLDELLRLDRESGTATFQAGIDGPALEAALASQGLTLGHFPQSFEHSTLGGWIATRSVGQQSDGYGGIDELLVSVRMVTPEGVVRTIEVPRSATGPDWNHLVLGSEGVLGVIVEATLRVRPAPRASVIRGALFRNWADGLAAVRAMHGAGLSLTMARLSDAAETELSLLLRRDPMRRVDPAATALGLAARAGWGSGRCTLLYGAEGEPGRVRGALRSARAIAWRHGGLPLGSAPGRAWRRERFRTPYLREWLLDHGVAVDTMETALPWSRVADGHRVVTDALHAALGVHAGSGLAMGHLSHGYPDGACLYFTALWPLDEARPLEQWAAIKRDVSDAIVAAGGTISHHHGVGTDHAAWLARERGTLALAALRAAKAALDPRGLMNPGKLL, encoded by the coding sequence GTGACGATCGCGCGCGAGAACCTGCGCTGGAACGGGTGGGGTCGGCTCGGCGAGTCGATCGAGCTCTCCGGCCCGCGGGAGCAGGCGCTGCTGGCCGAGCTCGGCCGCCGGCTCGGGCGCTCCCTCTCGCGTGCACCGGCGCCGATCGAGCTCGATGCCGTGCGGCCGCCGCCCTGCAAGCTCACGCCAGCGGTCCTCGCGCAGCTGCGCGCCGCCTGCGGCGAGGACTTCGTGCGCACCAGCGCCTTCGAGCGCCTCACCCACGCGCTCGGGCGCAGCCTGCCCGACCTGCTCCGGCTGCGACGGGGCGAGATCGAGCGCTTCCCGGAGGCGGTGCTCTACCCGCGCGACGAGGGCGCCGTGGCCGCCGTGCTGCGCATCGCGGCCGAGACGGACCTGGCGGTGGTCCCCTTCGGCGGTGGCTCGAGCGTGGTGGGGGGCGTCGAGCCCCGCACGGGCCCCGGCCAGGCGGGTGCGCTGGCGCTCGACACGACCCGCCTGGACGAGCTCCTGCGCCTCGATCGCGAGAGCGGCACGGCGACCTTCCAGGCCGGGATCGACGGCCCCGCGCTCGAGGCGGCGCTCGCAAGCCAGGGGCTCACGCTCGGCCACTTCCCGCAGTCCTTCGAGCACTCGACCCTGGGTGGCTGGATCGCGACCCGTTCGGTGGGGCAGCAGTCGGACGGCTACGGCGGGATCGACGAACTCCTGGTGTCCGTACGCATGGTGACGCCGGAGGGTGTCGTTCGCACGATCGAAGTGCCGCGTTCGGCCACCGGGCCCGACTGGAACCATCTCGTGCTCGGCTCGGAGGGCGTGCTGGGCGTGATCGTCGAGGCGACGCTGCGGGTGCGGCCGGCGCCGCGGGCCTCCGTGATCCGCGGAGCGTTGTTCCGCAACTGGGCGGACGGGCTCGCCGCCGTGCGCGCGATGCACGGAGCCGGCCTGTCGCTCACGATGGCGCGCCTGTCGGATGCCGCCGAGACGGAGCTCTCCCTGCTCCTGCGCCGCGACCCCATGCGGCGGGTCGACCCAGCCGCCACCGCGCTCGGCCTCGCGGCTCGCGCGGGCTGGGGCTCCGGACGCTGCACGCTCCTCTACGGCGCCGAGGGCGAGCCCGGCCGCGTGCGCGGTGCACTGCGGAGCGCACGCGCGATCGCCTGGCGCCACGGCGGGCTCCCGCTGGGAAGCGCGCCGGGTCGCGCGTGGCGGCGCGAGCGCTTCCGCACGCCCTACCTGCGCGAGTGGCTGCTCGACCACGGTGTCGCCGTCGACACCATGGAGACGGCGCTTCCCTGGAGTCGCGTTGCGGATGGACATCGAGTGGTGACGGATGCCCTGCACGCCGCGCTCGGCGTCCATGCCGGGTCGGGGCTGGCGATGGGGCATCTCTCGCACGGCTACCCCGACGGCGCCTGCCTCTACTTCACGGCGCTCTGGCCCCTCGACGAGGCGCGCCCGCTCGAGCAGTGGGCCGCGATCAAGCGCGACGTGAGCGACGCGATCGTGGCCGCCGGAGGCACGATCTCCCATCACCACGGTGTCGGGACCGATCACGCCGCGTGGCTGGCGCGCGAGCGGGGGACCCTGGCGCTGGCGGCGCTGCGCGCGGCAAAGGCGGCGCTCGACCCGCGCGGGCTCATGAACCCGGGGAAGCTCCTGTGA